Proteins encoded within one genomic window of Planctomycetia bacterium:
- a CDS encoding serine/threonine protein kinase, whose translation MAASVDQFGKSLVASGLMTGEDVKASWAASPAAERPKDGEAFARLLVAQKKLTDFQAAEILAGRGARLIMGEYSLLSEIGAGGMGSVYKAQHRRMKRVVALKVMSGAAMRDEAAVKRFQREVQAAARLEHPNIVTAYDSGEAGNVKYLVMQFVDGGDLSDLVKKNGPCSVEQAVDYVLQAAKGLAFAHAEGVIHRDIKPANLLVDKKGTVKILDMGLARIENSDDGLTATEQVMGTVDYMSPEQAANTKGVDGRADIYSLGCTLWFLLTGKKVYEADTMIGRLMAHRDGELPSLVKTLDDAPWSLEQAFHKMIAKRPQ comes from the coding sequence ATGGCCGCTTCGGTTGATCAATTCGGAAAATCGCTCGTCGCCTCCGGTCTCATGACCGGCGAGGATGTGAAGGCGTCGTGGGCTGCGAGCCCCGCCGCCGAGCGGCCGAAAGACGGCGAAGCGTTCGCCCGGCTTCTCGTGGCGCAGAAGAAGCTTACGGATTTTCAAGCCGCCGAGATCCTCGCCGGCCGCGGCGCGCGGCTGATCATGGGAGAGTATTCGCTCCTCTCCGAGATCGGCGCCGGCGGAATGGGAAGCGTCTACAAGGCGCAGCATCGACGGATGAAGCGCGTCGTGGCGCTGAAGGTGATGTCGGGCGCGGCGATGCGCGATGAAGCGGCCGTGAAGCGCTTCCAACGTGAAGTGCAAGCCGCTGCACGGCTCGAACACCCGAACATCGTCACGGCCTACGACTCGGGCGAGGCCGGCAACGTCAAGTATTTGGTGATGCAGTTCGTCGACGGCGGCGACCTTTCGGACCTCGTCAAGAAGAACGGTCCGTGCTCGGTCGAGCAGGCCGTCGACTATGTGCTGCAAGCGGCCAAAGGGCTTGCCTTCGCGCATGCCGAAGGAGTCATCCACCGCGACATCAAGCCGGCGAACTTGCTCGTCGACAAGAAGGGCACGGTCAAAATTCTCGACATGGGCCTGGCCCGCATCGAGAACAGCGATGACGGCCTCACCGCCACCGAGCAAGTGATGGGCACGGTCGACTACATGAGTCCCGAACAAGCGGCGAACACCAAGGGGGTCGACGGTCGGGCCGATATCTACTCGCTCGGCTGCACGCTCTGGTTCCTGCTCACGGGCAAGAAAGTTTACGAAGCCGACACGATGATCGGCCGGCTGATGGCCCATCGCGACGGTGAGTTGCCGAGCCTCGTAAAGACGCTCGACGACGCCCCGTGGTCGCTGGAGCAGGCGTTTCACAAGATGATCGCCAAGCGGCCGCAAG